The following coding sequences lie in one Helicoverpa zea isolate HzStark_Cry1AcR chromosome 2, ilHelZeax1.1, whole genome shotgun sequence genomic window:
- the LOC124641321 gene encoding uncharacterized protein LOC124641321, with translation MYTCIAPQQPRCGCPPQPPPGQRIQPPADCRPGPIPPNPCVPKFPGKDTWQKYRNIVVFICFPLMFFQAFTALGHQTPSKTECREYEYMRRRTKRFPWGRTGTKSLFHNPRCNYLPGECGPPPLDCD, from the coding sequence TACACGTGCATCGCGCCGCAGCAGCCGCGCTGCGGGTGTCCCCCGCAGCCGCCGCCGGGCCAGCGCATCCAGCCGCCGGCAGACTGTCGCCCCGGGCCCATCCCGCCTAACCCTTGCGTGCCCAAGTTCCCTGGCAAGGACACCTGGCAGAAATACAGGAATATTGTGGTCTTCATTTGTTTCCCTCTTATGTTCTTTCAAGCGTTCACCGCGCTAGGTCATCAGACGCCTTCTAAAACAGAATGTCGTGAATACGAATACATGCGAAGACGTACAAAGAGATTTCCATGGGGAAGGACGGGTACAAAGAGTTTATTCCACAACCCTCGATGTAACTACCTTCCTGGAGAATGTGGGCCTCCGCCCTTGGATTGTGATTGA